The proteins below are encoded in one region of Juglans microcarpa x Juglans regia isolate MS1-56 chromosome 4D, Jm3101_v1.0, whole genome shotgun sequence:
- the LOC121260883 gene encoding glutamate receptor 3.6-like — translation MNMLWLLVLIVFYHGTSSNGAVTNVSNRPYVVNVGAILSRGSIIGKVAKVAIEAAVEDVNSDPGVLSGTRINLTMLDSNFSGFLGIVEALQFMEKDTVAIIGPQLSVTAHVISHIANELQVPLLSYSATDPTLSSLQFPFFVRTAQSDLFQMAAIAEIVDYYGWKEVIAVYVDDDHGRNGIAALGDKLAERRCKISFKAPMPVEVNRDQITDVLVKVALSESRIIVLHTYAGSGPDVIKVAESLGMMGAGYVWIATNWLSTNLDTNPQLTSDATENFEGVITLRMYTPDSELKRKFVSRWSNLSSGKSINGTFGLSTYGLYAYDTVWLLAHAIDAFFNQGGIISFSNDSRLTELKGGSMNLDAMSIFNGGNLLLKNILQVNMTGVTGSISFTSDRNFIHPAFEVINVIGVGYRRIGYWSNYSGLSVLPPETLYTKPPNRSSANQRLSSMIWPGQTTDRPRGWAFPNNGRQLRIGVPKRVSYLEIVSQVEGTDIFKGYCIDVFTAAVNLLPYAVPYKLVPFGDGRNNPSDTELVHLVTTGVYDAAIGDIAIITNRTRMVDFTQPYIESGLVVVAPVRKSNSSAWAFLRPFTPRMWCVTAIFFLIVGLVVWILEHRINDDFRGPPKKQVVTVLWFSLSTLFFSHKQNTISTLGRLVLIIWLFVVLIINSSYTASLTSILTVQQLSSTVKGIETLISSNDPIGHQRGSFARNYLVEELGIHESRLIPLNSPEEYARALKDGPHGGGVAAVVDERAYVDLFLSTRCEFSIIGQQFTKAGWGFAFPRDSPLAVDMSTAILRLSENGDLQRMHDKWLARSACTPQGTKFEVDRLQLKSFWGLFVTCGFACLLALCIYFILMLRQFSRHSDELEPSGSGRSSASGRVQTFLTFIDEKEEDVKSRSKRRQMEKASIRGTGEDESTHSYSSKRRHMEANSSNSLDVSNEV, via the exons ATGAATATGTTGTGGCTTCTGGTACTGATAGTTTTCTACCATGGGACCTCCTCAAATGGGGCTGTTACTAATGTTTCTAACAGACCGTATGTTGTAAATGTTGGGGCTATTCTCTCTCGCGGCTCTATTATTGGCAAGGTTGCGAAAGTAGCAATAGAAGCTGCAGTTGAAGATGTGAACTCTGACCCAGGTGTTCTTTCTGGAACTAGGATAAATCTTACGATGCTGGACTCCAACTTCAGCGGATTTCTGGGCATTGTTGAGG CCTTACAATTCATGGAGAAAGACACCGTGGCCATAATTGGCCCTCAACTCTCTGTAACAGCTCACGTAATATCTCATATTGCTAATGAGCTTCAAGTCCCTCTATTGTCATATTCAGCGACAGACCCCACCCTGTCTTCACTTCAGTTCCCTTTCTTTGTTAGAACTGCCCAGAGTGACCTTTTTCAGATGGCTGCGATAGCAGAAATTGTGGACTACTATGGATGGAAAGAGGTGATTGCAGTCTATGTTGACGATGACCATGGCAGAAATGGAATTGCTGCATTGGGGGATAAGCTTGCTGAGAGACGTTGTAAGATCTCATTCAAGGCACCTATGCCTGTTGAAGTGAACCGGGATCAAATAACTGATGTACTGGTTAAAGTTGCTTTAAGTGAGTCTAGGATTATTGTTCTTCACACTTATGCCGGTTCTGGTCCAGATGTTATAAAGGTTGCAGAGTCTCTTGGGATGATGGGAGCTGGGTATGTGTGGATAGCTACTAACTGGCTCTCTACTAACCTAGATACAAATCCTCAGCTCACTTCAGATGCAACGGAAAACTTTGAAGGAGTTATTACTTTGCGTATGTACACACCAGATTCAgaactcaaaagaaaattcGTTTCTAGGTGGAGTAACTTGTCTAGTGGAAAGAGTATCAATGGCACTTTTGGACTAAGTACTTATGGACTATATGCCTATGACACTGTTTGGCTTCTCGCTCATGCAATTGATGCATTTTTCAATCAGGGGGGAatcatctcattctcaaatgATTCAAGGTTAACTGAGCTTAAAGGAGGGAGCATGAATCTTGATGCTATGAGCATCTTTAATGGAGGGAACCTGTTGCTTAAGAACATCTTACAGGTCAATATGACCGGTGTAACAGGATCCATTAGTTTTACATCAGATAGGAACTTCATTCATCCTGCATTTGAAGTAATCAATGTCATTGGCGTAGGATATAGGAGGATTGGGTATTGGTCTAACTATTCTGGGTTATCTGTCCTGCCTCCAGAAACACTTTACACGAAACCACCCAATCGTTCCAGTGCAAACCAACGACTAAGCAGCATGATTTGGCCTGGACAAACAACAGATCGGCCTCGTGGGTGGGCTTTCCCAAACAATGGAAGGCAATTGAGAATTGGAGTGCCAAAAAGAGTTAGCTATCTTGAAATTGTCTCACAAGTAGAAGGCACTGACATATTCAAAGGGTACTGCATTGATGTATTTACTGCCGCAGTGAACTTGTTGCCATATGCAGTCCCATATAAATTAGTTCCTTTTGGTGATGGTCGTAATAACCCAAGTGACACTGAACTTGTGCATTTGGTCACTACAGGT GTGTATGATGCAGCAATAGGTGACATCGCAATCATCACTAACCGGACCAGAATGGTGGATTTTACACAACCATACATTGAATCTGGGCTAGTGGTAGTGGCCCCTGTTAGGAAATCAAACTCTAGTGCATGGGCATTTTTAAGGCCATTTACTCCAAGAATGTGGTGTGTTACAGCTATATTTTTCCTCATTGTTGGATTAGTAGTTTGGATTTTGGAGCATAGAATCAATGATGATTTCCGGGGTCCCCCTAAAAAACAAGTCGTCACTGTTCTATG GTTTAGCCTTTcaactttgtttttttcccaTA AGCAAAATACGATCAGCACCCTTGGCCGCCTGGTGCTAATTATATGGCTATTTGTGGTTCTTATAATCAACTCGAGCTACACTGCAAGTTTGACCTCAATCCTTACAGTGCAGCAGCTTTCTTCTACCGTCAAAGGGATTGAAACTCTAATTAGCAGCAATGATCCGATTGGCCACCAGCGAGGTTCATTTGCGCGCAATTACTTAGTGGAGGAACTTGGCATCCACGAGTCCAGACTCATTCCTCTTAACTCTCCTGAAGAGTATGCTAGAGCCTTAAAAGACGGTCCCCATGGGGGAGGTGTTGCTGCAGTTGTTGATGAGCGTGCATACGTAGACCTCTTTCTCTCAACTCGATGTGAATTCAGCATTATTGGTCAACAGTTCACTAAAGCCGGGTGGGGATTT GCATTCCCACGGGACTCACCTTTAGCAGTTGACATGTCAACTGCGATTTTAAGATTGTCTGAGAACGGAGACCTCCAGAGAATGCATGACAAATGGCTTGCGAGGAGTGCATGCACACCACAAGGCACAAAGTTTGAAGTGGATCGTCTTCAGCTCAAGAGCTTTTGGGGTCTTTTTGTGACATGCGGGTTTGCTTGCTTGCTCGCTCTCTGTATATACTTCATTCTGATGTTGCGCCAGTTCAGCAGGCACTCAGACGAACTCGAGCCTTCTGGTAGTGGTAGAAGCTCGGCATCTGGACGTGTTCAGACATTTCTTACATTTATAGACGAAAAGGAAGAGGATGTCAAAAGTCGCTCTAAGAGAAGGCAAATGGAGAAGGCCTCAATTAGGGGTACAGGTGAAGATGAATCAACCCACAGTTACAGTTCCAAGAGAAGACATATGGAAGCAAATTCCAGTAACAGTCTTGATGTTAGTAACGAAGTCTAA
- the LOC121259116 gene encoding LOW QUALITY PROTEIN: glutamate receptor 3.6-like (The sequence of the model RefSeq protein was modified relative to this genomic sequence to represent the inferred CDS: inserted 1 base in 1 codon) has protein sequence MTIYIFSFAVLICSTYNPCTMKIVYLWLLGMIFYNGRFISTGTAASPRPDVVNIGAILSFNTSVGKVARLAIELAVDEVNSRTDVLNGTKLKLAMQDTKLSSGFLGIVEALRFMENDTVAIIGPQQSVMAHIISHIANELQVPLLSFAATDPTLNSLQFPYFVRTTQSDDFQMAAVADIVGYYEWRDVIAIYIDDDHGRNGVSALGDKLAEKRCKISYKAPMSPKLSSVEIKNALFKVALMESRVIILHIYATWGLDVLNVARELGMMRSGYVWIATDWLSTVLDTESSLTSAAVDSIQGVLTLRMHMPDSEPKRELFKRWNNLTASNTENSRFGLNTYGMYAYDTVWLLAHSLDKFXKSGGNISFSNDTSLTEFHGGRLQFDAMSIFDGGNLLLSSILKVNTTGVTGKLEFTSEGDLFHPAYEVINVIGTGIRTIGYWSNSSGLSVLSPDKYNAHDPNTSSSKQKLYGVIWPGQTTQKPRGWVFSSSGRQLRVGVPNRVSYREFVSRIEDSDSYGGFCIDVFNAAKDELPYAVPYKFVPFGDGHKNPVTSDLLQLITTGALDAVVGDITITTNRTKMVDFTQPYIESGLVVVAPVSKLNSSAWAFLRPFTPMMWCATGVFFLVVGAVVWILERRTNDEFRGPPRRQFVTIIWFSFSTLFFSHRERIASTLGRFVLIIWLFVVLILNSSYTASMTSILTVEQLSSPVKGIESLVTSSDPIGFQRGSFAENYLTDELNIHRSRLVPLNSIGEYEKALRDGPSKGGVAAVVDERAYMELFLSTRCEFGIVGQEFTKMGWGFAFPRDSPLAIDMSTAILTLSENGGLQRLHDKWLTRSACSSEGTKQDVDRLQVQSFWGLFLLCGSVCLLALLFYLIKMIREYMRHYSGQIISPQSGRLQSFLSFVKEKEDHHDHHEEAAAGKGEFKSSRPIRDQRVSSNGRVHGDDRDDSVVNGSHAC, from the exons atgactatatatatattttcgttTGCTGTGTTAATTTGTAGTACGTACAATCCATGCACCATGAAGATCGTGTACTTGTGGCTTCTGGGAATGATTTTCTACAATGGGCGTTTTATTAGCACCGGTACGGCTGCTTCTCCAAGACCGGATGTCGTTAACATTGGGGCCATTTTGTCCTTCAATACTTCCGTTGGGAAAGTTGCAAGACTAGCAATAGAACTTGCAGTCGATGAAGTGAATTCCAGAACAGATGTTCTCAATGGAACTAAGCTAAAACTTGCGATGCAGGATACAAAATTATCTAGCGGATTTCTGGGAATTGTTGAGG CTCTGCGGTTTATGGAGAACGATACAGTGGCCATAATTGGTCCCCAGCAATCAGTTATGGCTCATATAATTTCACATATTGCGAATGAGCTCCAAGTCCCTCTATTATCCTTTGCCGCAACAGACCCTACCTTGAATTCACTTCAGTTCCCTTACTTTGTTCGAACAACGCAAAGCGATGACTTCCAGATGGCAGCCGTGGCAGATATTGTTGGCTACTACGAATGGCGAGATGTAATAGCAatctatattgatgatgatcatgGCAGAAATGGGGTTTCTGCATTAGGGGACAAGCTAGCTGAGAAGCGTTGTAAAATCTCTTACAAAGCACCTATGAGCCCCAAATTAAGTAGTGTTGAAATCAAAAATGCACTTTTTAAGGTTGCTTTAATGGAGTCTCGGGTCATTATCCTCCACATTTATGCTACCTGGGGTCTAGATGTACTTAATGTGGCCCGGGAACTGGGAATGATGCGAAGTGGATATGTGTGGATAGCCACCGATTGGCTCTCCACAGTACTTGACACGGAATCTTCCCTGACTTCAGCGGCAGTGGACAGTATTCAAGGGGTTCTTACGTTGCGCATGCATATGCCGGATTCAGAACCCAAAAGAGAACTTTTTAAAAGGTGGAACAATTTGACTGCATCAAATACAGAAAACAGTCGTTTTGGACTAAATACTTATGGTATGTACGCCTATGACACTGTTTGGCTTCTTGCTCATTCACTTGATAAAT CTAAATCAGGGGGGAACATATCCTTTTCAAATGATACAAGTTTGACCGAGTTTCACGGAGGAAGATTGCAGTTTGATGCTATGAGTATCTTTGATGGAGGGAACCTGTTGCTTAGTAGCATTTTAAAGGTTAATACAACAGGTGTAACTGGCAAACTAGAGTTCACTTCAGAGGGGGACCTCTTTCACCCTGCATACGAAGTCATCAATGTCATTGGCACAGGAATTAGGACAATTGGTTATTGGTCCAATTCTTCAGGCTTATCAGTTTTGTCTCCAGACAAATACAACGCACATGACCCCAATACTTCCAgctcaaaacagaaactataTGGCGTAATCTGGCCTGGCCAAACCACTCAAAAGCCTCGTGGGTGGGTTTTCTCAAGCAGCGGAAGGCAACTTCGCGTTGGAGTGCCAAACCGTGTTAGTTATCGTGAGTTTGTCTCGCGGATAGAGGACTCTGATTCGTATGGTGGCTTTTGCATTGATGTATTTAATGCTGCAAAGGACGAATTACCATATGCAGTCCCATACAAGTTCGTTCCATTTGGGGATGGACATAAGAATCCAGTAACCTCAGATCTTTTGCAACTGATCACAACTGGT GCCTTGGATGCTGTGGTTGGCGACATTACAATTACCACAAACCGGACAAAGATGGTGGATTTTACGCAGCCATATATCGAGTCTGGGCTAGTAGTAGTGGCCCCAGTTTCAAAGTTGAACTCTAGCGCTTGGGCTTTTCTGAGACCTTTTACTCCAATGATGTGGTGTGCCACAGGTGTATTTTTCCTTGTTGTGGGAGCAGTTGTATGGATCTTGGAGCGCAGGACGAATGATGAGTTTAGGGGCCCTCCCAGAAGACAATTTGTCACCATCATATG GTTTAGCTTTTCAACATTGTTTTTCTCTCACA GAGAGAGGATCGCAAGCACTCTGGGTCGGTTTGTGCTGATAATATGGCTGTTTGTAGTTCTAATACTGAACTCGAGTTACACAGCAAGCATGACATCAATCCTGACAGTGGAACAATTATCATCCCCAGTGAAAGGGATCGAAAGTTTAGTAACAAGCAGTGACCCAATCGGCTTCCAGAGAGGTTCATTTGCTGAAAATTATTTAACAGACGAGCTCAACATACACAGGTCCAGACTAGTTCCTCTGAATTCGATTGGAGAATATGAGAAAGCATTGAGGGACGGTCCCAGTAAGGGTGGAGTTGCTGCAGTGGTTGACGAGCGTGCATATATGGAGCTCTTCCTTTCCACCAGATGTGAATTTGGTATAGTTGGTCAAGAATTCACCAAAATGGGCTGGGGTTTT GCATTTCCACGAGACTCGCCACTAGCAATTGACATGTCAACAGCGATCCTAACACTGTCAGAGAACGGGGGTCTACAAAGGCTTCACGACAAATGGCTCACAAGAAGTGCATGCAGCTCTGAAGGTACAAAGCAAGACGTCGATCGCCTACAAGTCCAAAGCTTCTGGGGACTCTTCTTACTCTGTGGCTCCGTTTGTCTTCTTGCTCTCCTTTTTTATCTCATCAAGATGATACGTGAGTACATGAGGCATTATTCCGGGCAGATCATCAGCCCCCAATCTGGGCGTCTCCAATCCTTCCTTTCATTTGTTAAAGAAAAGgaagatcatcatgatcatcatgaggaAGCTGCAGCAGGAAAAGGCGAGTTCAAAAGTTCAAGGCCAATTAGGGATCAGAGGGTCTCCAGTAATGGAAGAGTGCATGGAGATGATCGTGATGACTCTGTAGTAAACGGTTCCCATGCAtgttag